CACGGCACGCCACGCAGCGTGCAGGCACTTGCCGGCCATCAATGCCTGTCGTTCGAACCGCGCGCACTTGCGCAGTGGCTGCAGGCCGATGCTGGCGAGCTCGACCACGTGCCCGACGGCCGGCTGCAGATCAACAATGGCGAAGCGCTGCGTTCGGCGGCGCTGCATGGCCTGGGTATCGTGCTGCAGTCGGCGCTGCTGCTGGCGGCCGATGTCGAGGCTGGGCGACTGGTGCAGCTGCTCCCAGGGCACGGCCACGCCGGTCGGCCGATGCACGTGGTCTATGCGCACGACCGTTACCACTCCACCCGCCTGCGCAGCTTCCTCGATTTCCTGGTGGAGCGTTTTCCACCGGCACCGCACGGCTAGCGTCGACCGTCAGAAAAGTAGTCGGGCACGGCTCGGCTCGGCTCTACAAACGGCCCCATAAAAAAACCCCCTCCCCGCTGGGCAGCCAGGGAAGGGGGTTTCAGGATGCGGCTATCGGGAAGTACTTAGATCAGCGGCGCCGGGGTTGCCGGCAGAGCGACCGGAGCGGCCTTCTTCTTGCGGGCGGCCGGCTTGCGCTTGGCAACCTTCTTCGCTGCCTTCTTCGGGGCAGCCTTCTTGGTGGCCTTCTTCGCGGTCTTCTTTACTGCCTTCTTGGCGGTCTTCTTGACGGCCTTCTTGGCAGTCGCCTTCTTTGCGACCTTCTTGGCGACCTTCTTGGCCGGCTTGCGGGCCGTAGCCTTCTTGGCAGTCTTCTTGGTGGCCTTCTTGGCTACCTTCTTGACGGCCTTCTTCGCGGTCTTCTTGACGGCCTTCTTGGCAGTGGACTTCTTGGCTACCTTCTTCGCCGCCTTCTTCACTGCCTTCTTCGCAGTGGTCTTCTTGGCGACCTTCTTCGCAGCCTTCTTCACTGCCTTCTTGGCGGTCGCCTTCTTCGCGACCTTCTTCACTGCCTTCTTGGCAGCGGCCTTCTTCGCGACCTTCTTCACCGCTTTCTTGGCGGCGGGCTTCTTCTTCGCAGCTTTCTTGGTTGCCATGGGATGGCTCCTCGTCAGTGATAGGGAGTTGAAACGCCCAGTTGGATCAAACCCGCGGATGCTGCGTGCGGGGACCGCCGGCGCGTCAGGCGCGCCGTTACGGATGCGGCAATGCCCGCCTCGATCGGCGGAGCGGGCATCGGAACGGGAGTTGCCTTGCATTTCTCCGGGGGAAGCGGGGCCATGTCCACCGTCATCAGGGTCGCGGTGGTCTTGAAGGGGCTGCTTCGCATCGGACGATTGATTCTGCGCACTCGGTTGGGCAGGCAAGGTCTGCTGAGGCGAAACCTAATCACGGTTTTTTTTACTGTCAACAACCCCCGCGAAAAATTTTCACATCCGCGCCTTCCCGGGCGCCGTCGGCGCCACCACTCTGCACGGCCTGCAACGACGGTAGAAACGGCGCGCGCGCACGTTGCCTGCATCGATGCCGATGCAGGCGTTGATCAAAAAACACTTGAAATAAGCACTCCGCGCAGATAGGCGCAGGTTGGGCACAACAGCGCGCGCGCATCGTCGATGGTCACCGGCACCGCCGCCAACGCCAGCACAACGGCGCCGCAACGGGGGGCGAAAAGTTTTCACATTCGAACGCTTCGGCGCGGGGCTGAAACGCGGATTTGCGCAAAACTGCGCACGCCCATCGGCACCGTTCGTCTGTCGGCTGATGCCACGCCGAGGGTGCGCAGCGAACCCCGCGTCATGAGTCCGACGCGGTCGCCAAAACAAAAACGGCCACCCGAAGGTGGCCGTTTCAGAATCCGGAAACGATGACTCAGTGGTCTTCGTTCTCCAGGGCCTCGGCGTACGCGTCCGGGTCCAGCAGCTCGTTGACCTCTTCGGCGTTGGTCAGTTCGACCACGAACATCCAGCCTTCGCCGTAGGCATCTTCGTTGATGGTTTCCGGCTTGTCGGACAGGGCCGAGTTGACCTCGACGATCTTGCCGCTGATCGGGCTGTAGACGTCCGAGGCGGCCTTCACCGACTCGACGACGGCGATCTGTTCGCCGGCCTTGGCGTCGGCGCCGACTTCCGGCAGTTCGACGTAGACCAGGTCACCCAGCAGGCCCTGGGCATGGTCGGAAATACCGACGGTGACGCGGCCATTGCCTTCGACACGGGCCCACTCATGGGACTTGAGGAACTTGAGGTCGCCGGGGATCTCGCTCATGGGACTGCTCCAGAGATATGCAGGGGTGGAAAAAACGGGGCTAGTGTAACCAACCGGCCGCCACTGCTGTCAGTGACGACCGGCACGTTCGGATCAGGCGTCGGCGAGCACGCCGGGCTGGGCCTGGCCTTCGCGCACGAACGGGAACTTGACCACGCGCACCGGCACCTGCCGGCCGCGGATGTCGACGGTGACCTCGCCGAGTTCACCAGCCGGCACGCGGGCGAAGGCGATGCCCTTGGCCAGGGTCGGCGAGAAGGTGCCGGACAGGATCTCGCCCTGGCCGCCGGCGGTGGTGACCGCCTGGCCGTGGCGCAGCACGCCCTTCTCGTCCATCACCAGGCCGATCATCTGGCGCGCGGTGCCGGCGCTCTTCTGCGCTTCCAGCACGTCGCGGCCGATGAAGTCGCGGCCTTCATCCAGCGACACGGTCCAGGCCAGCGCCGCTTCATACGGGCTGATCTCTTCGTCCATGTCCTGGCCGTACAGGTTCATGCCGGCTTCCAGGCGCAGGGTGTCACGCGCACCGAGGCCGGCCGGCTTCACGCCTGCCGCCAGCAGGCGGTTCCAGAAGGCGACCACGGCATCCTGCGGCAGCAGGATCTCGAAACCGTCTTCACCGGTGTAGCCGGTGCGCGCGACGAACAGCTCGACGCCATCATCGGACTGCACCTGCAGGGCGGCGAAGCGACCCAGCTTGGTCAACGCTGCACGGTCGGCTTCGCGGGCCAGGCCGATCACGATGTCACGCGCCTGCGGGCCCTGCACGGCGAGGATGGCCAGGTCCGGGCGCTGCTCGACGGAAACGCCGAACGGCGCGGCCTGCTCGCGCAGCCACGCCAGGTCCTTCTCGCGGGTGGAGGCGTTGACCACCATGCGGAAGAAGTCGTCGCCCAGGTAGTAGACGATCAGGTCGTCGATGACGCCGCCGCGCGGGTTCAGCATGCACGAGTACAGTGCCTTGCCGGTCACCTTCAGCTTGTCGACCGAGTTGGCCAGCAGGCGGCGCAGGAACGGCTTGACCTGGTCAC
The sequence above is a segment of the Stenotrophomonas maltophilia genome. Coding sequences within it:
- a CDS encoding histone; the encoded protein is MATKKAAKKKPAAKKAVKKVAKKAAAKKAVKKVAKKATAKKAVKKAAKKVAKKTTAKKAVKKAAKKVAKKSTAKKAVKKTAKKAVKKVAKKATKKTAKKATARKPAKKVAKKVAKKATAKKAVKKTAKKAVKKTAKKATKKAAPKKAAKKVAKRKPAARKKKAAPVALPATPAPLI
- the gcvH gene encoding glycine cleavage system protein GcvH, which gives rise to MSEIPGDLKFLKSHEWARVEGNGRVTVGISDHAQGLLGDLVYVELPEVGADAKAGEQIAVVESVKAASDVYSPISGKIVEVNSALSDKPETINEDAYGEGWMFVVELTNAEEVNELLDPDAYAEALENEDH
- the gcvT gene encoding glycine cleavage system aminomethyltransferase GcvT → MTQKTLLNDTHRALGAKMVDFGGWDMPIHYGSQLDEHHLVRRESGVFDVSHMTVVDLRGDQVKPFLRRLLANSVDKLKVTGKALYSCMLNPRGGVIDDLIVYYLGDDFFRMVVNASTREKDLAWLREQAAPFGVSVEQRPDLAILAVQGPQARDIVIGLAREADRAALTKLGRFAALQVQSDDGVELFVARTGYTGEDGFEILLPQDAVVAFWNRLLAAGVKPAGLGARDTLRLEAGMNLYGQDMDEEISPYEAALAWTVSLDEGRDFIGRDVLEAQKSAGTARQMIGLVMDEKGVLRHGQAVTTAGGQGEILSGTFSPTLAKGIAFARVPAGELGEVTVDIRGRQVPVRVVKFPFVREGQAQPGVLADA